Proteins from one Listeria weihenstephanensis genomic window:
- a CDS encoding arsenic metallochaperone ArsD family protein, protein MIEFTFLLDSRESLKQSDEIELEIFHSLFDKEFLESYHFVMEEQIVLDVFYLEDSLEPFLENEAVIGLLKKDGTKALPITLKDGEIIKSKKLLSVDECAEIFDMGIFIQYSDG, encoded by the coding sequence ATGATAGAGTTTACTTTTCTTTTGGATTCGCGGGAAAGTTTAAAGCAGTCGGATGAAATAGAGCTAGAGATCTTCCACTCCCTTTTTGATAAGGAATTTCTAGAGAGTTACCATTTCGTAATGGAGGAACAAATCGTTTTGGACGTGTTTTATTTAGAAGACTCGCTAGAACCATTCCTCGAAAATGAGGCGGTCATAGGCTTATTGAAGAAGGACGGTACGAAGGCTTTACCTATTACGCTCAAAGACGGAGAGATCATTAAGTCGAAGAAACTTTTGAGTGTGGATGAATGCGCAGAAATATTCGACATGGGGATATTTATACAGTATTCTGATGGTTGA
- a CDS encoding WCX domain-containing protein produces MEIFNEIYGTYYRVVQEILAQKRGLTRQEMTEIVRERGFDESGLHLLPQLMDQWHLMVEQDAGVYAGILKRDWMPVQGILEKRWLKTVLRDPRMGLFLTDDEIAGFERDLGAYDVLFDVDTIWCFDQFRDGDAYLEPGYRARFGLVLQGLEEKRELELEYQVRDGERMTGTFLPFRLEFSQKNDKFRLLCFRKGDLKPFTLNLAKVVDVRVGTRMDVVLPEHKAELVMVTCLVVDHRNAVDRALIHFADYKKKAFRTERENVFELVIYCTRGDLTELVIQILSFGPMMQVLEPASVVGEVKRRLERQLQL; encoded by the coding sequence TTGGAGATATTTAATGAGATTTACGGAACGTATTACCGCGTTGTTCAGGAGATTTTGGCGCAGAAACGGGGATTGACGCGGCAGGAAATGACGGAGATTGTGCGGGAGCGGGGGTTCGATGAGAGTGGGCTTCATTTGTTACCGCAGTTGATGGATCAGTGGCATTTGATGGTGGAGCAGGATGCAGGAGTTTATGCGGGGATTCTGAAACGGGATTGGATGCCGGTGCAGGGGATTTTGGAGAAGCGGTGGTTGAAGACGGTATTGCGTGATCCGCGGATGGGGTTGTTTTTGACGGATGATGAGATCGCAGGGTTCGAGCGGGATCTGGGCGCATATGATGTGTTATTTGATGTGGATACGATTTGGTGTTTTGACCAGTTTCGGGATGGGGATGCTTATTTGGAACCGGGATACAGGGCGCGATTTGGACTTGTTTTGCAGGGATTGGAGGAGAAGCGGGAGCTGGAATTGGAGTATCAGGTGAGGGACGGAGAACGGATGACGGGGACTTTTTTGCCGTTTCGATTGGAGTTTTCGCAGAAGAATGATAAGTTTCGGTTGCTTTGTTTTCGAAAGGGAGATTTGAAGCCGTTTACGCTGAATTTGGCGAAGGTTGTGGACGTGCGGGTTGGGACGCGGATGGATGTGGTATTGCCAGAGCATAAGGCGGAGCTGGTGATGGTGACATGTTTGGTTGTGGACCACCGGAATGCGGTCGATCGGGCGCTGATTCATTTTGCGGATTATAAGAAAAAGGCGTTTCGGACGGAGCGCGAGAATGTGTTTGAGCTCGTGATTTATTGTACGCGAGGGGATTTGACGGAACTTGTGATTCAAATTTTGTCATTTGGTCCGATGATGCAGGTGCTGGAACCGGCGAGTGTTGTTGGGGAAGTGAAGCGGAGGCTTGAACGGCAACTACAATTGTAA
- a CDS encoding tyrosine-protein phosphatase has translation MRRMIDIHCHILNQLDDGPKTETGSLAMAQQAIAEGFTDIIATPHHLKGDYFNLRPSVAEHVAELNEAIKDNGMELTVHVGQEVRLHGEIIEGLKNGDLASLAGSRYVLIEFPTQSIPVFTEQLFYDLQMAGYVPVIAHPERNFEIMDNPERLYDFVSHGALAQLTWGSLDGKFGKKSKKSSEILLENQLVHFLATDAHDTVRRPLLHQGIEERLVRKIGSEYVEYLKGNGANVLKNDLIVAEDYSMPSQKRFFLF, from the coding sequence ATGAGACGTATGATCGATATACATTGCCACATCTTGAATCAGTTGGATGACGGACCGAAAACAGAAACGGGCAGTCTTGCCATGGCACAACAAGCAATAGCAGAGGGTTTCACGGATATCATTGCAACACCGCATCATTTGAAAGGTGATTATTTTAATCTACGCCCTTCTGTGGCGGAGCATGTGGCGGAGTTGAATGAAGCCATTAAAGACAATGGTATGGAGCTGACGGTGCATGTTGGGCAGGAAGTGAGACTGCACGGCGAAATTATTGAAGGTTTGAAAAATGGCGATTTAGCCTCGCTTGCGGGGAGTCGTTACGTGCTGATTGAGTTTCCAACGCAGAGCATTCCTGTTTTTACGGAGCAATTATTTTATGATTTGCAGATGGCTGGATATGTGCCGGTGATTGCCCATCCTGAGCGAAATTTTGAGATTATGGATAATCCTGAGCGTTTGTATGATTTTGTGTCGCACGGTGCTTTGGCGCAGTTGACATGGGGGAGTTTGGACGGCAAGTTCGGGAAAAAATCGAAAAAATCGAGTGAGATACTGCTTGAAAATCAGCTGGTTCATTTTTTGGCAACGGATGCGCATGATACGGTTAGGCGGCCGTTGTTGCATCAGGGAATTGAGGAGCGATTGGTGAGGAAGATTGGCTCGGAATATGTGGAATACTTAAAAGGAAATGGCGCCAATGTACTTAAAAATGATTTGATTGTAGCGGAAGATTACTCGATGCCATCGCAAAAACGATTTTTCTTGTTTTAA
- a CDS encoding DUF805 domain-containing protein, which yields MGFSEAFKAFWGNYVNFSGRASRSEYWFAWLAIWLIFFVLGILSYVSEFIYYVDGILALIVFLPMISLGVRRLHDTNKSGWFILMALIPLVGWIIMLVFYCTAGDKGTNRFGADPLGK from the coding sequence ATGGGATTTTCAGAAGCATTTAAAGCTTTTTGGGGGAACTATGTGAATTTTAGCGGAAGAGCTAGCCGTTCTGAGTACTGGTTTGCATGGCTTGCGATTTGGTTGATATTCTTTGTTCTTGGTATTCTTAGTTATGTTAGTGAATTTATTTATTATGTGGATGGGATATTAGCGTTAATCGTGTTTCTCCCAATGATCAGCCTTGGGGTTCGTCGTTTACATGATACAAACAAGAGTGGGTGGTTCATTTTAATGGCACTTATTCCGCTAGTTGGTTGGATCATCATGCTTGTCTTCTATTGTACAGCGGGAGACAAAGGCACGAACCGTTTTGGCGCAGATCCATTAGGAAAATAA
- a CDS encoding MerR family transcriptional regulator — MYSIGETAKMVGLSAYTLRYYEKEKIISPSRNANGERAFDDQHIKWLQFVIRLKATQMPIAQIREYTELFLEGEHTARQRLELLQAHQLFIQEQLQNLTSVESELQYKIENYERIIASPMK, encoded by the coding sequence ATGTATTCCATTGGAGAAACCGCAAAAATGGTCGGTCTAAGCGCCTATACATTGCGTTATTATGAAAAAGAGAAGATTATCTCACCATCACGAAATGCAAACGGAGAGCGGGCTTTTGATGACCAGCATATTAAGTGGCTTCAATTCGTCATTCGATTGAAAGCTACACAAATGCCTATCGCTCAAATCAGAGAATATACCGAATTATTTTTAGAAGGCGAGCATACCGCGCGGCAAAGACTCGAACTCTTGCAAGCTCACCAGCTATTTATTCAAGAACAGCTCCAAAACCTGACTAGCGTCGAAAGCGAATTACAATACAAAATTGAAAACTACGAGCGCATCATTGCTTCTCCGATGAAATAA
- a CDS encoding WYL domain-containing protein, whose product MAKSFNELIKNFAVIRNYVREFYVYGFKQREDFTAKSGRSYDNERRRIESYLREYVEVEQQRNGKALRLFIDPNEVTENPMFAVWQAKSFTKNDIFLHFVLMDIFKEGEAYSVNQVLARIDADYLVYFQDGFMVEALTLRKKLAEYVELAVLRRETRGREIYFSRVASVRLSGRALRAVQFFKEMAPLGVLGHYLLQQEDAMDAVFSYKHYFVMHTLEEQVCLDLLLAMREERWVMLTRFGRERAMRFMPVKVLVSGQSGRRYVVGKSKAGQFFAFHRLDQIERVEMAEVATDFVMEKEHFDEVRKFMWSAGFDRRVVHQLRVTLVIDEIREAYMLDRIRMEGRHGTLVRLTSKRFVFEIATYDLNGMKPFLRTLVGRIESLDSGDPAWERQFYAEIADMYRLYFEEGTTVGDI is encoded by the coding sequence ATGGCAAAATCGTTTAATGAGTTGATTAAAAATTTCGCAGTGATTAGGAATTATGTGCGGGAATTTTATGTGTATGGGTTTAAGCAACGGGAGGATTTCACGGCGAAAAGTGGTCGGAGTTATGATAATGAGCGGCGCCGGATTGAGAGTTATTTGCGGGAGTATGTGGAGGTTGAGCAGCAGAGGAATGGGAAGGCGTTGCGGTTGTTTATTGATCCGAATGAGGTGACGGAGAATCCGATGTTTGCGGTCTGGCAGGCGAAGAGTTTTACGAAGAATGATATTTTTCTGCATTTTGTGTTGATGGATATTTTCAAGGAAGGCGAGGCGTATTCGGTGAACCAGGTGCTGGCGCGGATTGATGCGGATTATTTGGTGTATTTTCAGGACGGATTTATGGTGGAGGCGCTGACGTTACGGAAAAAATTGGCGGAGTATGTGGAGCTTGCTGTGTTGCGACGGGAAACGCGTGGACGGGAGATTTATTTTTCGCGGGTGGCGAGTGTGAGGTTGTCGGGCCGGGCGTTGCGAGCGGTGCAATTTTTTAAGGAGATGGCGCCGCTTGGTGTGTTGGGGCATTATTTGTTGCAGCAGGAGGACGCGATGGATGCGGTGTTTAGTTACAAGCACTATTTTGTGATGCATACGTTGGAGGAGCAGGTGTGCTTGGATTTATTGCTGGCGATGAGGGAGGAGCGCTGGGTGATGTTGACGCGGTTCGGGCGAGAGCGGGCGATGCGATTTATGCCGGTGAAGGTGCTCGTGAGCGGGCAATCGGGACGGCGTTATGTTGTTGGAAAATCGAAGGCGGGACAGTTTTTTGCGTTTCATCGGCTGGATCAGATTGAGCGGGTGGAGATGGCGGAGGTTGCGACGGATTTCGTGATGGAAAAGGAGCATTTTGATGAGGTTCGAAAATTTATGTGGAGCGCGGGATTTGATCGGCGAGTGGTGCATCAGTTGCGCGTGACGCTTGTGATTGATGAGATTCGCGAGGCGTATATGTTGGATCGGATTCGGATGGAAGGGCGACATGGGACGTTGGTGCGTTTGACTTCGAAGCGGTTTGTATTTGAGATTGCGACGTATGATTTGAATGGGATGAAACCATTTTTACGGACGCTTGTGGGGCGGATTGAGAGTTTGGATTCGGGAGATCCGGCTTGGGAACGGCAGTTTTATGCGGAGATTGCGGATATGTATCGGCTTTATTTTGAGGAGGGGACGACGGTTGGAGATATTTAA
- a CDS encoding type II toxin-antitoxin system HicA family toxin gives MARLLKKNGFQHVRTQGSHMFFKNPVTNRATTVPYHTIPYHTIPYHTIPYHSKTLGRGLEQAILQQAGLK, from the coding sequence ATGGCGAGGTTATTGAAGAAGAATGGGTTCCAGCACGTTAGGACACAAGGTTCCCATATGTTCTTCAAGAATCCAGTAACAAACAGGGCGACTACGGTACCATACCATACCATACCATACCATACCATACCATACCATACCATACCATACCATAGCAAAACATTAGGTAGAGGATTAGAACAAGCAATTTTACAGCAAGCTGGTTTGAAGTAA
- a CDS encoding phosphohexomutase domain-containing protein, translating to MALKDLQNGSDIRGIAIETDKQEVTLTDERVGKIAIGFAAWLRDVKGAKEHASVAIGHDSRLSATRIKTALTAGLTEAGIDVVDVGLATTPAMFMATQYEDYQCDAAIMITASHLPYFYNGLKLFTRDGGAEHEDIDFIMANVDKVHVASATGKVINKPLLEVYAADLVSKIRNGIDDRADFEKPLAGSHIVVDAGNGAGGFFATEVLAKLGADITGSQFLDPDGRFPNHIPNPDNNEAMASLRGAVMSNKADLGVIFDTDVDRAAIVDRDGESLNRNPLIAVISAIVLEEYPGTTIVTDSTTSTHLEKFIEGLGGKQHRFKRGYRNVINEAIRLNEAGTPSEIAIEVSGHAALKENYFLDDGAYLIAKILMRYAKLRKDGKDLADLTRDLKVPADNDEVRLSILASNFKGYGLEVLEDFKAFVAKTDDLELEPVNKEGVRVNTSGALGNGWFLLRMSLHEPVMPVNLESDDVGGVEKMKVMLQDFFGQYAEIDSSSLQK from the coding sequence ATGGCTTTGAAGGATTTGCAGAATGGCTCGGATATTAGAGGAATCGCGATTGAAACGGATAAACAGGAAGTGACCTTGACGGATGAACGGGTTGGCAAAATTGCGATTGGTTTCGCGGCTTGGTTGCGTGATGTGAAGGGCGCGAAAGAGCATGCGAGTGTGGCGATTGGACATGATAGCAGGTTGTCTGCGACGCGTATTAAGACGGCGCTTACGGCGGGTTTGACGGAAGCTGGGATCGATGTTGTTGATGTTGGTTTGGCAACGACGCCGGCGATGTTTATGGCGACGCAATATGAGGATTACCAATGTGATGCGGCGATTATGATTACGGCGAGCCATCTTCCTTATTTCTACAATGGATTGAAATTGTTCACGCGTGATGGTGGCGCGGAGCACGAGGATATTGATTTTATAATGGCAAATGTGGATAAGGTTCACGTTGCGAGTGCGACTGGGAAGGTCATAAATAAGCCGTTATTGGAAGTGTATGCGGCAGATTTAGTTAGCAAAATTCGAAATGGAATTGATGATCGGGCGGATTTTGAGAAACCGCTTGCTGGGAGTCATATTGTTGTGGACGCGGGAAATGGCGCGGGTGGATTTTTTGCGACGGAAGTTTTGGCGAAGTTGGGCGCGGACATTACGGGAAGCCAGTTCTTGGATCCTGATGGCAGATTTCCGAATCATATTCCGAATCCGGATAACAATGAAGCAATGGCAAGTTTGCGGGGCGCTGTGATGTCAAATAAGGCTGATTTGGGTGTTATTTTTGATACGGATGTGGATCGGGCTGCGATTGTAGATCGTGACGGGGAGAGTCTGAATCGAAATCCGCTGATTGCAGTGATTTCGGCGATTGTTTTGGAGGAATATCCAGGAACGACGATCGTGACGGACTCAACAACTTCGACGCATCTGGAAAAATTCATCGAAGGGCTTGGCGGAAAACAGCACCGATTTAAGCGTGGTTATCGAAACGTGATTAATGAGGCGATTCGCTTGAATGAAGCGGGAACACCTAGTGAGATTGCGATCGAGGTTAGTGGTCATGCGGCTTTGAAGGAGAACTATTTCTTGGATGATGGCGCTTATTTAATCGCGAAAATCCTGATGCGTTATGCGAAACTGCGTAAAGACGGGAAAGATTTGGCGGATTTGACGCGAGATTTGAAGGTTCCTGCGGATAATGATGAGGTCCGTTTATCGATTTTGGCAAGCAATTTTAAGGGGTATGGGCTGGAAGTTTTAGAAGATTTTAAGGCGTTTGTTGCTAAAACGGACGATTTGGAATTGGAGCCTGTAAACAAGGAAGGCGTAAGGGTGAACACGAGTGGCGCGCTGGGAAATGGCTGGTTCTTGTTACGTATGAGTTTACATGAGCCGGTAATGCCAGTAAACTTAGAGAGTGATGACGTGGGCGGAGTGGAAAAAATGAAGGTGATGTTGCAAGATTTCTTCGGGCAATACGCGGAAATCGACAGTTCGAGCCTACAAAAATAA
- a CDS encoding type II toxin-antitoxin system HicB family antitoxin, whose amino-acid sequence MMEFPKKVYYPAIYHPEEDGGYWVSFPDIPEVLSGGKDIATATEMAEDALGIYLYDLEENGESLPTVSNPGYVSVEEEGAFIALIDFDYLAYKVKNGSQAVKKTLTIPSWLNSLAEKENINFSQTLQESLKEKLNV is encoded by the coding sequence ATGATGGAATTCCCGAAAAAGGTATATTATCCAGCGATTTATCATCCTGAAGAAGATGGCGGTTACTGGGTCTCGTTTCCTGATATTCCAGAAGTACTATCTGGGGGCAAGGATATTGCTACAGCAACAGAAATGGCGGAGGACGCGTTAGGTATTTATTTGTATGATCTGGAGGAGAATGGGGAGTCTCTTCCAACGGTGTCAAACCCAGGATATGTTTCTGTAGAGGAAGAAGGCGCGTTTATTGCGCTGATTGATTTTGATTATTTGGCGTATAAAGTTAAAAATGGAAGTCAGGCGGTTAAAAAGACGCTAACGATTCCATCTTGGTTGAACAGTTTAGCTGAGAAAGAGAATATTAATTTTTCACAGACGTTGCAAGAGAGTTTGAAAGAGAAGTTGAATGTATAA
- a CDS encoding RtcB family protein: MFTYYEKNETKKPIKIWLSDQSAIEDGCFEQAKQIANLPFVYKWLALMPDTHLGAGMPIGGVLATENTIVPYAVGMDIGCGMCYVQTDIHESELTKNFIQSVVNETLFTIPVGKARHREAQKSAVIDMAFAQKDHYELLPNAAELLENAYYQVGTLGGGNHFIEFQKDENGYLGIMLHSGSRHLGAQICQHFQKLAVKLNNQWLSETPEGSRLAFLPTDSQEGKAYIEWMNLALDYAFENREAMLQATMEIFTKQAKKKLKKTPAFTDKINCHHNYASLENHYGKNVWVHRKGATRARIGELGIIPGAMGATSYLVRGLGNPESFHSSSHGAGRNFSRTRAKSNFPMEDVLQDLNDQNIAIGKKNLLDVAEESRFAYKNIDEVMQNQTDLVEITKTLQTLGVVKG; this comes from the coding sequence ATGTTTACTTACTACGAAAAAAATGAAACCAAGAAACCAATCAAAATATGGCTGTCAGACCAATCGGCAATCGAGGATGGATGCTTCGAGCAAGCAAAGCAAATCGCGAACCTTCCATTCGTCTACAAATGGCTCGCCCTCATGCCTGACACCCATCTCGGCGCAGGTATGCCAATCGGCGGTGTTCTGGCCACAGAAAACACGATCGTTCCGTACGCAGTTGGCATGGATATCGGATGCGGCATGTGTTACGTCCAAACCGATATCCACGAAAGCGAACTCACCAAGAATTTCATCCAAAGCGTCGTGAACGAAACACTATTCACCATTCCAGTAGGCAAAGCACGTCACCGCGAAGCCCAAAAATCCGCCGTCATCGACATGGCATTCGCACAAAAAGACCATTACGAACTCCTGCCAAACGCAGCGGAACTACTCGAAAACGCCTACTATCAAGTTGGCACACTCGGCGGCGGAAACCATTTCATCGAATTCCAAAAAGACGAAAACGGCTATCTCGGCATCATGCTCCACTCTGGAAGCCGCCATCTCGGCGCCCAAATTTGCCAACACTTTCAAAAACTCGCCGTAAAACTTAACAACCAATGGCTCAGCGAAACACCTGAAGGAAGCCGACTTGCCTTCCTACCAACCGATTCACAAGAAGGAAAGGCCTACATCGAATGGATGAATCTCGCGCTTGACTACGCATTCGAAAACCGCGAAGCCATGCTCCAAGCGACAATGGAAATTTTCACAAAACAGGCCAAGAAAAAGCTCAAAAAAACACCTGCGTTTACCGATAAAATCAACTGCCATCATAACTACGCCTCTCTCGAAAACCATTACGGCAAAAACGTCTGGGTTCATCGCAAAGGCGCAACACGAGCAAGAATTGGTGAACTCGGCATCATTCCAGGCGCGATGGGCGCAACAAGCTATCTTGTTCGTGGCCTTGGCAACCCAGAAAGCTTCCACTCCTCCTCGCACGGTGCTGGACGAAATTTCTCCAGAACCCGCGCTAAAAGCAATTTCCCGATGGAAGACGTGTTGCAAGATCTAAACGATCAAAACATCGCAATCGGCAAGAAAAATCTCCTAGACGTCGCCGAAGAAAGCCGTTTTGCCTATAAAAATATCGATGAAGTCATGCAAAACCAGACTGATCTCGTCGAAATAACCAAAACTCTACAAACACTCGGCGTCGTAAAAGGCTAA
- the pth gene encoding aminoacyl-tRNA hydrolase has product MKMIVGLGNPGKKYDRTRHNVGFMVVDELSFRYQTPWKKSKFNGMTSSIVVNGEKMLLVKPLTFMNLSGECVRPLMDYYDIPVEDVLIVYDDLDLPTGKIRLRQKGSAGGHNGMKSLIQHLKTQEFNRIRVGVDRPVNGDIINYVLGDFPKSEQADIIEAIQKSADAVEAWSNKSFTEVMNQFN; this is encoded by the coding sequence ATGAAAATGATTGTTGGACTCGGAAATCCGGGTAAAAAATATGATCGCACTAGGCACAATGTCGGTTTTATGGTCGTTGATGAGCTTAGTTTTAGATACCAAACGCCTTGGAAGAAGTCGAAATTTAATGGCATGACGAGTAGTATTGTTGTGAATGGTGAGAAAATGTTGCTCGTGAAACCGTTAACTTTTATGAATCTTTCGGGGGAATGTGTGCGTCCGTTGATGGATTACTACGATATTCCTGTGGAGGATGTGCTGATTGTTTATGATGATCTGGACTTGCCAACTGGGAAAATTAGATTGAGACAAAAAGGCAGCGCTGGTGGGCATAATGGGATGAAGTCATTGATTCAACACCTGAAAACGCAGGAATTTAATCGGATTCGTGTAGGCGTGGATCGTCCTGTGAACGGGGATATTATTAATTATGTGCTCGGCGATTTTCCGAAATCGGAACAGGCAGATATTATCGAGGCAATTCAGAAGAGTGCGGATGCCGTCGAAGCTTGGTCAAATAAGAGTTTTACTGAGGTTATGAACCAATTTAATTAG
- a CDS encoding SDR family NAD(P)-dependent oxidoreductase has translation MKYTVITGASSGIGYETALAFATRGKNLVIVARREEELEKLRAEVAKINADVDVQLRVSDLTIAENVYGLYESLKDLELETWINNAGFGNFDTVGEQRLSKIESMLQLNIEALTILSSLFVRDYAEIAGTQLINISSGGGYTIVPNAVTYCATKFYVSAFTEGLSHELKANNAKMKAKVLAPAATETEFAKRARDENEFEYEGRVAKFHTAKEMAGFLLDLYDSEKVLGIVDGFTYEFELKDPQFNHYAG, from the coding sequence ATGAAATATACGGTGATTACGGGAGCAAGTTCAGGAATTGGTTATGAAACTGCATTGGCATTTGCAACGAGAGGAAAAAATCTTGTCATTGTGGCGCGCCGTGAAGAAGAGTTGGAGAAATTAAGAGCGGAAGTTGCGAAAATAAATGCAGATGTGGATGTTCAATTGCGAGTTTCTGATTTAACGATAGCAGAAAATGTGTATGGATTATATGAAAGTTTGAAAGATTTAGAGCTAGAAACGTGGATAAATAACGCTGGATTCGGTAATTTTGATACAGTTGGCGAACAAAGACTTTCTAAAATTGAATCGATGTTACAGCTCAATATTGAGGCGTTAACAATTCTTTCTTCTCTTTTTGTTCGAGATTATGCGGAAATTGCAGGTACGCAGTTGATTAATATATCATCTGGCGGCGGTTATACGATTGTTCCTAATGCCGTTACTTATTGCGCTACTAAATTTTATGTTAGTGCATTTACGGAGGGGTTGTCACATGAATTAAAAGCGAACAATGCTAAAATGAAAGCTAAAGTTTTAGCACCAGCTGCGACAGAAACCGAATTTGCGAAGCGTGCGCGTGATGAAAATGAATTCGAATATGAGGGTAGAGTCGCAAAATTCCATACGGCTAAAGAGATGGCAGGGTTTTTGCTGGATCTCTATGATAGTGAGAAAGTGCTTGGGATCGTGGATGGCTTCACTTATGAGTTCGAGTTAAAGGACCCGCAGTTTAATCATTATGCAGGTTAA